In one window of Helianthus annuus cultivar XRQ/B chromosome 17, HanXRQr2.0-SUNRISE, whole genome shotgun sequence DNA:
- the LOC110921802 gene encoding cell number regulator 1 — MGRVEETLPDETTFQYSPSQGYPAQIPPYTNHHEIKQPLPPSQIQQPPAIYQPQHGIPQMYSYAPPPVTTPNWYPPPTVQEWTTGLLECFDDPEIAIMTLCFPCVTFGQIATAKLDGKEIYPSSSNKWLIVQL; from the exons ATGGGCCGTGTAGAAGAGACTCTTCCTGATGAAACCACATTTCAGTACTCACCATCACAAGGCTATCCGGCTCAAATCCCACCATACACAAACCACCATGAAATTAAACAACCTCTTCCTCCATCTCAAATTCAGCAGCCACCTGCAATTTACCAGCCTCAGCATGGAATTCCTCAAATGTACAGCTATGCCCCCCCGCCAGTTACAACTCCAAATTGGTATCCACCGCCGACTGTCCAGGAATGGACCACTGGTCTCTTGGAATGCTTCGATGATCCGGAAATTG CTATCATGACTCTTTGTTTCCCGTGCGTCACTTTTGGACAGATCGCAACGGCCAAACTT GATGGCAAGGAAATTTATCCAAGCAGCAGCAACAAATGGCTAATTGTGCAACTATGA
- the LOC110922826 gene encoding protein PLANT CADMIUM RESISTANCE 4, whose amino-acid sequence MGRLEANPPTQSSDGYPNHHDNPLSSPHEDAVNYTADNSNIRSYVPEKMPQPEAYPPPQPVQYPPQPQPVQYPPQQQPQPQPQPVQYPPQPQPQPVQFPPQQTTQSYDYAHSNAQPYQTPPVSAQGIAVGSQYLAPTQEWSKTNGLFDCAEDPENAIITACFPCITFGQIAEVVDNGQTSCTTSGLLYCLIASFIGIPCIMSCGYRTKIRNRYGLMETPAPDWVTHFFCEWCALCQEYRELKARGLDPAIGWQGNMMRNQQMQQYTTMTPPTNQTMM is encoded by the exons ATGGGACGTCTCGAAGCTAATCCACCTACTCAATCCTCGGATGGGTACCCTAACCACCATGACAACCCACTATCATCACCCCATGAAGATGCTGTTAATTATACGGCTGATAATAGCAACATTCGCTCTTACGTACCGGAAAAAATGCCCCAACCTGAAGCTTACCCCCCTCCTCAACCTGTTCAGTATCCTCCTCAGCCACAGCCTGTCCAATATCCTCCTCAGCAACAGCCACAGCCACAGCCACAGCCTGTCCAATATCCTCCTCAGCCACAGCCACAGCCAGTCCAGTTTCCACCTCAGCAGACTACTCAAAGTTACGACTATGCCCACTCAAATGCTCAGCCGTATCAAACACCTCCTGTGAGTGCACAAGGGATTGCCGTGGGAAGTCAATACCTTGCTCCAACTCAGGAATGGAGCAAGACAAATGGTCTCTTTGACTGTGCTGAAGATCCTGAAAACG CCATCATAACCGCTTGTTTCCCCTGCATCACCTTCGGACAGATTGCAGAGGTTGTCGACAACGGCCAGACTT CGTGCACCACGAGCGGACTTCTGTACTGTCTAATCGCTTCATTTATTGGCATTCCATGCATCATGTCATGCGGGTATCGCACCAAAATCAGGAACCGATACGGGTTGATGGAGACACCAGCACCAGACTGGGTCACGCACTTCTTTTGTGAGTGGTGTGCCCTTTGTCAAGAATACCGGGAGCTCAAAGCCCGAGGCTTGGACCCTGCTATAG GGTGGCAAGGAAATATGATGAGGAACCAACAAATGCAGCAGTATACCACAATGACTCCTCCGACCAACCAAACAATGATGTGA
- the LOC110922203 gene encoding probable phosphoribosylformylglycinamidine synthase, chloroplastic/mitochondrial produces the protein MPASLEITAAEFLQGSKSCKLYLPKPLLKSRNSHLLFGSTHRKRNSSVRVCSQGVRRNASDKIRAVVSVDSQQLGSVDDFEAEKVIHFFRTPLIQDRAMDELLKSVQTKISDKIVGLKTEQFIGSKFVKLF, from the exons ATGCCTGCATCGTTAGAGATCACAGCAGCAGAGTTCTTACAA GGTTcaaaaagttgtaaactttaCTTGCCTAAACCCTTACTAAAGAGTAGAAATTCCCATTTGCTGTTCGGTTCGACTCACCGTAAAAGAAACAGTTCTGTGAGAGTATGCAGTCAAGGTGTTCGACGAAATGCGTCTGACAAAATCCGGGCTGTGGTGTCGGTGGACTCGCAACAGTTAGGTAGTGTGGATGATTTCGAAGCCGAAAAAGTGATTCATTTTTTTAGAACTCCGTTGATTCAAGATAGGGCGATGGATGAGTTGCTCAAGTCGGTTCAAACAAAGATATCGGATAAGATTGTCGGGTTGAAAACCGAACAGTTTATAGGAAGTAAGTTTGTTAAGCTGTTTTAA
- the LOC118489318 gene encoding glutathione S-transferase T3-like — protein sequence MVSEKWTKDQEEALAKVWVHCSTNKKKGNQQNRDSFWRKILEHFNKTVGGSNRTVHQVRSKWNPMMTKINFFNGLYQQADRTRGSGCKDLDVMKVALKEFKDRFPNGFQHIEAWEVVRRHEKWAQVPLMGEEGEGSAHKRKPVDVDPSIPDMNEDPSPQRPQRRDKRQATSSEGSSAELAAQFKVYTAMKEAKQAVELEAIELRKKRESEARELISEQRETMKNYNYDRDMKTFLKPHDDVPPSMLPFILTRKREIANKYGWPCDF from the exons atggtgagcgaaaaatggacaaaggaccaagaagaggcgttggcgaaggtGTGGGTACATTGTTCTACCAACAAAAAAaagggcaatcaacaaaaccGCGATAGTTTTTGGCGTAAGATTTTAGAGCATTTTAACAAAACTGTcggtggaagtaaccggaccgttcatcaagtacggtctaaatggaacccgatgatgacgaaaataaactttttcaacggcctataccaacaagcg gatcgcacacgaggaagcggatgtaaggatctcgacgtgatgaaagtcgcgttaaaagaatttaaagatagatttccgaacggttttcaacacatcgaggcgtgggaggtcgttcgaagacacgagaaatgggcccaagtcccattgatgggtgaggaaggtgaaggttcggcacataaaagaaagcccgttgacgtggacccttcgataccggatatgaacgaagacccctcgccacaaagaccacaacggcgagacaagcgtcaagctacatcgtccgagggaagctcggccgagttggcggcacaattcaaagtgtacaccgccatgaaagaagcgaagcaagcggtagaattggaggcgatcgaattgaggaaaaaaagagagtcggaggctcgcgagctcatatcggaacaacgcgagacgatgaaaaactacaattacgatcgagatatgaaaacattccttAAGCCGCACGACGATGTTCCGCCAAGTATGTTGCCGTTCATCCTCACCCGAAAGCGCgaaatcgctaacaagtacgggtggccatgcgatttctaa